In Chrysoperla carnea chromosome 2, inChrCarn1.1, whole genome shotgun sequence, the following proteins share a genomic window:
- the LOC123294129 gene encoding uridine-cytidine kinase isoform X2, with the protein MNSVMRLRSNNLLMGDEYTRFLFKLASDVWNRNNGKVNGVEGKTPFLIGVAGGTASGKSTVCKRIMEKLGQVDMDNAKRQVVCISQDSFYRELTAIEKQKAEKGQFNFDHPDAFNDELILSTLEDILAGKKCEIPGYDYRSNSVCRDQVTTIYPADVVLFEGILVFYFPKVRDLFHMKLFVDTDSDTRLARRVPRDINERGRDLDQVLNQYMNFVKPAFEEFCFPTKKFADVIIPRGADNTVAIDLIVHHIWDILHGGGNQQRAVNVTPTPNRHRRPSTGSDTLSR; encoded by the exons GGCTAGTGATGTATGGAACCGAAACAATGGAAAAGTCAATGGTGTTGAAGGAAAAACTCCATTCCTTATTGGTGTTGCAGGGGGTACTGCAAGTGGAAAG tCAACAGTATGTAAACGAATTATGGAAAAGTTAGGCCAAGTTGATATGGACAATGCAAAACGACAAGTTGTGTGTATTTCACAAGACAGTTTTTATCGTGAATTAACTGCAATTGAGAAGCAAAAAGCTGAAAAAGGACAGTTTAATTTTGATCATCCCGATGCATTCAatgatgaattaattttatccaCGTTGGAAGATATTCTTGCTGGCAAGAAATGTGAAATTCCTGGATATGATTATCGTTCAAATTCCGT ATGCCGAGATCAAGTAACTACAATTTATCCGGCTGATGTTGTTTTATTTGAAGGAATTCTAGTCTTTTATTTTCCTAAAGTTCGTGATTTATTtcatatgaaattatttgttgataCTGATTCTGATACTCGTTTAGCAAGAagag ttCCACGAGATATTAATGAACGAGGCCGTGATTTAGATCAAGTTTTGAATCAATATATGAATTTTGTCAAGCCAGCGTTTGAAGAATTTTGTTTTCCT ACTAAAAAATTTGCTGATGTGATAATACCTAGAGGTGCTGATAATACAG TGGCTATTGATTTAATTGTACATCACATCTGGGATATTTTACACGGAGGTGGTAATCAACAACGTGCTGTAAATGTTACGCCCACACCAAATAGACACCGTCGTCCTAGTACTGGCTCAGACACTTTGAGtcgataa